One Mesorhizobium loti genomic window carries:
- a CDS encoding Cytochrome c-like protein produces the protein MKFLIAAILAGLALNAAGAQELGNGKAEYMNSCAVCHGPEGKGDGPLGDELLKRPSDLTRLSRRNGGEFPYWRVFAVIDGRGMVAAHGDRDMPVWGRQFLPGDVKKYGSNAGEIVTRERIHDLAGYVETLQQ, from the coding sequence ATGAAATTCCTGATCGCGGCGATTTTGGCGGGATTGGCCCTCAACGCGGCTGGCGCCCAGGAACTCGGCAACGGCAAGGCGGAATACATGAACTCATGCGCCGTCTGCCATGGCCCTGAAGGCAAGGGGGACGGCCCGTTGGGCGACGAGTTGTTGAAGCGGCCGAGCGACCTGACGCGCCTCTCCAGGCGCAATGGCGGCGAATTCCCTTATTGGCGCGTCTTTGCCGTCATCGACGGCCGCGGCATGGTGGCGGCGCATGGCGATCGCGACATGCCGGTCTGGGGCCGGCAATTCCTTCCGGGTGACGTGAAGAAATATGGCTCGAATGCCGGGGAAATCGTCACTAGGGAACGGATCCATGATCTGGCCGGTTATGTCGAGACGCTGCAGCAATGA
- a CDS encoding pyridoxamine 5'-phosphate oxidase-related fmn-binding protein: protein MQIRTLSVLECTKLLTANRVGRLACAKDGQPYVVPFYYAHSDAHLYAFSMPGKKIEWMRANPLVSVQVDEHGQGRGWKSVIADGRYEELPDRIGHKLERDHAWSVLSKHSDWWEPGALKPVVPPTADNTPHVFFRILIEQVSGREANE from the coding sequence ATGCAGATCCGCACGCTTTCTGTTTTGGAATGTACTAAATTGCTGACGGCCAATCGCGTGGGCCGCCTGGCATGCGCAAAGGATGGGCAGCCCTATGTCGTGCCCTTCTACTACGCCCATTCGGACGCTCATCTCTACGCGTTTTCCATGCCGGGCAAAAAGATCGAATGGATGCGGGCCAATCCGCTGGTGTCCGTCCAGGTCGATGAACATGGCCAGGGGCGAGGATGGAAAAGTGTCATTGCCGACGGCCGATACGAAGAACTGCCTGACCGGATCGGCCACAAGCTTGAGCGGGATCATGCCTGGTCGGTGTTGAGCAAGCACTCCGACTGGTGGGAACCCGGCGCACTCAAGCCGGTCGTTCCTCCCACCGCCGACAATACACCGCACGTTTTCTTTCGGATCCTGATCGAGCAGGTGTCCGGACGAGAAGCAAACGAGTAG
- a CDS encoding Phosphoribosyltransferase has protein sequence MFRDREEAGVKLGLELSRLQLHRPIVLALPRGGVPVAVEVARALNAPLDLLIVRKVGAPGNPELAVAAIVDGDPGDVVLNREIVETYALDESELRALIANERPELERRRAAYRGKTKPISIAGKTAIIVDDGAATGTTMKIAVRALKRRSPREIIVAVPVSPQETVAALEQEADRVVCLSQPGQFRALGHHYLRFPQLSDNDVVSAMDEAAQLYKTGRRHVSGLGQKP, from the coding sequence ATGTTCCGCGACCGGGAAGAGGCTGGAGTGAAGCTTGGCCTGGAACTGAGCAGGCTTCAACTGCACCGGCCCATCGTGCTGGCATTGCCGCGTGGCGGCGTGCCCGTCGCAGTGGAAGTGGCCAGGGCCCTCAACGCTCCTCTTGACCTGCTTATCGTCCGCAAGGTCGGCGCCCCGGGTAATCCCGAGTTGGCTGTTGCCGCAATCGTCGATGGCGACCCTGGCGACGTCGTGTTGAACCGTGAGATTGTCGAGACCTATGCGCTCGACGAAAGCGAGCTACGTGCCTTGATTGCAAATGAGCGGCCGGAACTCGAACGCCGGCGCGCGGCCTATCGCGGGAAGACCAAACCGATCTCGATTGCGGGAAAGACCGCTATCATCGTCGATGACGGGGCCGCGACCGGTACGACCATGAAAATCGCGGTCCGCGCCCTCAAGCGCCGGTCGCCGAGGGAAATCATCGTCGCAGTTCCCGTTTCACCGCAAGAGACGGTCGCCGCGCTGGAGCAAGAAGCGGACCGTGTGGTCTGCCTTAGTCAGCCAGGACAGTTCCGGGCCTTGGGCCACCACTATCTGCGATTCCCGCAACTCTCTGACAACGACGTTGTCTCCGCTATGGACGAGGCTGCCCAGCTGTACAAGACTGGCCGGCGGCACGTTTCCGGCCTAGGTCAAAAGCCGTGA